One window of the Triticum dicoccoides isolate Atlit2015 ecotype Zavitan chromosome 3B, WEW_v2.0, whole genome shotgun sequence genome contains the following:
- the LOC119280714 gene encoding E3 ubiquitin-protein ligase sina-like, whose amino-acid sequence MQVAAGCEGSAAATEGGDQQSSKKPRLAAEPLLLHASVKQEMAVLQTAGDGAAVVAVDHGSRMEIAVKMDVTLLHCPLCITPLKPPVLQCKGGHVACGGCLVEPCAECGGAFDVRSTVMDAVVSSTTAECDHDGCGRYVTYHELTSHRGECPHAPCDCAVPGCGFVGPAPALLGHLTALHSMPVYNFQYGKVLTLQVPASLEPRGLLVGDEDDRAFLMVGGALGYGAAVSAVCVRAEAMLWPRYTLKVWASGPAPAPNRKADSVMAEIEVTSSTAPGAVAVEELAYLAVPPKLLVGAGASRRMSLKIRIDKFTS is encoded by the exons ATGCAGGTTGCGGCCGGCTgcgagggctcggcggcggcgacggaggggGGCGACCAGCAGAGCTCCAAGAAGCCGAGGCTGGCCGCCGAGCCACTCCTCCTCCATGCATCGGTGAAGCAAGAGATGGCCGTGCTCCAAACGGCCGGAGACGGGGCCGCGGTCGTGGCGGTGGACCACGGCTCCAGGATGGAGATCGCCGTGAAGATGGACGTGACCCTGCTCCATTGCcccctctgcatcacccccttgaaGCCCCCCGTCCTTCAG TGCAAGGGCGGGCATGTGGCCTGCGGCGGCTGCCTCGTGGAGCCCTGCGCGGAGTGCGGCGGCGCCTTCGACGTCCGCAGCACGGTGATGGACGCCGTCGTCTCCTCGACCACGGCCGAGTGCGACCACGACGGCTGCGGGCGCTACGTCACCTACCACGAGCTCACCAGTCACCGCGGCGAGTGCCCGCACGCACCCTGCGACTGCGCGGTCCCCGGCTGCGGCTTCGTCGGCCCGGCGCCGGCGCTCCTCGGCCACCTGACCGCCCTCCACTCGATGCCGGTCTACaacttccagtacggcaaggtccTCACGCTCCAGGTGCCGGCGTCGCTGGAGCCGCGGGGCCTGCTGGTCGGGGACGAGGACGACCGCGCGTTCCTCATGGTCGGCGGCGCGCTCGGCTACGGCGCGGCCGTGTCGGCGGTGTGCGTCAGGGCGGAGGCGATGCTGTGGCCGCGGTACACGCTCAAGGTGTGGGCGAgcgggccggcgccggcgccgaaccGCAAGGCCGACTCCGTCATGGCAGAGATCGAGGTGACGAGCAGCACGGCGCCCGGCGCCGTCGCCGTCGAGGAGCTGGCGTACCTGGCGGTGCCGCCCAAGTTGCTGGTTGGGGCGGGGGCGTCCCGGCGGATGTCTCTCAAGATCCGCATTGACAAGTTCACCTCCTGA